Part of the Streptomyces sp. NBC_01353 genome, GGACGACCGGTACAGCTGGAGCGCCAGCACGTTCGCGTCGTCCTGGGCCGAACCCGGCGCGATGATGAACACCAGGTCGAAGACCTTCAGTACGTTGATCATCAGGGTGACCAGGACGACGGCCAGGACCGGGGCGAGGAGCGGGACTGTGATCCGGCGGAACACCTGCCATTCGTTCGCACCGTCGACCCGGGCCGCTTCCAGGAGTTCACGGGGCACGCTCGCCAGACCGGCCGCGATCAGGACCATCGCGAACCCGGCCCACATCCACACGTAGCTGCCGATGACGGCGGGTGTGACGAGCGAGGGTCCCAGCCACTCCACCCCGTTGTACTGCTCGCGGAAGTTGCTCGCGGGCAGCCGCAGCAGGGATCCGTCGGCGGCGGCCGGGAGGCCGAACGTGCCGTCGGCGGCGACCGTCGTGGACGCGACGACCTTCCCGTCCTTCACGGCCTCCACGCGCAGCCCCTTCAGGCCGAGCTCCTTCGCGTCGACGACGTTCGGCTTCCCGCCGCCGCCCCGGGTGAAGTCCAGCCAGGCGGTGCCGGTGATCCGGCCCTCCGTCCGGTTCGGTTCGAGCGCCGGACGGGCGTCCTTCGGCATCTGTGCCGGCGCGACGCCGATCAGCGGAAGCCGCGCGATCTCACCCGTACGGACCGGGCTCTTGGTGATGTACGCGCC contains:
- a CDS encoding sugar ABC transporter permease; translated protein: MASASKVTGTRRSVAVGFLLPALVLLGALVVYPIGYSVYRSFFDSSGDSFAGLDNYVELFTDDTILTAVKNNAIWVVLAPTVATALGLIFAVLTERVRWGTAFKLIVFMPMAISMLAAGIIFRLVYEQDPDRGVANAVWVGVHDTFAESSVFPRARPLPVHPLEAAGGGAYITKSPVRTGEIARLPLIGVAPAQMPKDARPALEPNRTEGRITGTAWLDFTRGGGGKPNVVDAKELGLKGLRVEAVKDGKVVASTTVAADGTFGLPAAADGSLLRLPASNFREQYNGVEWLGPSLVTPAVIGSYVWMWAGFAMVLIAAGLASVPRELLEAARVDGANEWQVFRRITVPLLAPVLAVVLVTLMINVLKVFDLVFIIAPGSAQDDANVLALQLYRSSFGTDADLGVGSAIAVLLLLLVIPVMAFNIRRMRREARR